A region of the Campylobacter subantarcticus LMG 24377 genome:
ATATGCCAAGTTTTACTTTAGATGGTAGAATTTGGTTGGCAAAAGCCATAGTGGAATGTAAAATGGAAAGTTCTACTTCAGCTGCAAGAAGACTGATTAATTCAAACGCGGTAAGTATTAATGGTGAAAAAGTTCAAGATGAACAACTCCAGCTAGAAAATGGTGAATATGTTTTACAAGTTGGAAAAAGAAAATTTGCGAAATTAAAGGTTGTATGATGAGTTTTAAAACTTTAAAAATTGGAAAGCATGAGATAAAATATCCTATATTTCAAGGTGGTATGGGTCTTGGTATAAGCTGGGATAGACTTGCTTCTGCAGTTTCTTTAAATGGTGGTTTGGGGATTATTTCTTCAGTGGGAACTGGGTATTATGAAAATAGAACACACATTGACAAAGAATTAAACGCAAAGCCTTATGGTAGTGATAATTTTTACTCTAAAGCGGGCTTGAAAGCTTTGATAGATAATGCTAGAAAGGTTTGCAAAGATGCGCCTTTAGGCTGTAATATCTTATACGCAAGTAATAATTATGCACAAATTGCTCGTAATGCTTGTGAGGTTGGTTTTAATGTGATAGTTTCAGGAGCAGGGCTTCCTACAAATTTGCCTGAATTTACACAAGATTATCCTGATGTTGCTTTGGTGCCCATTGTATCATCAGCTAAAGCTTTAAAAATTATTTGTAAAAGATGGCAAAGTAGATATAATCGTTTGCCTGATGCAGTTATTGTTGAAGGGCCAAAAAGCGGAGGACATCAAGGTTTTACGTATGAACAATGTTTAATGGATGAGTATCAATTAGAAAATGTGGTACCACAAGTTGCACAAGAAATTAAAAGTTGGGGTGATATGCCACTAATTGCTGCAGGTGGAATTTGGGATAAGCAAGATATAGAAAAAATGATTTCTTTAGGTGCAAGTGGTGTTCAAATGGGAACTCGTTTTATAGGAACTTTTGAATGTGATGCAAGTGATAATTTTAAACAAATATTGCTTGATTGTAAAAAAGAAGATATTGAGCTTTTAAAATCTCCAGTTGGATATCCTGCAAGAGGAGTAAGGACTAATCTTTTAAATTTGGTAGATAGAAGAATGGGGCCAAAAATTTCTTGTGTGAGTAATTGTGTTGCACCATGTGGTAGAGGTAAAGAAGCTACTAAAGTGGGCTATTGCATAGCAGATAGATTATATGATGCTTGGAGTGGTAAAAAAGATACAGGCTTGTTTTTTACCGGTGCAAATGGATATAGGCTTGAAAAACTTATCAGCGTAGAAGAGCTAATGAAAAAATTAGTTAATGGCGAAGATGCTTAGAATATTTTTTGTTGTTTTGTTTTTTTATCTTAATGTTTTTGCTAATGTAGAAATTAAGAAATTTGACCAATTTTTTTTAACTTCCAATTCAGAAGAAAAACTACAATTGCATCAACAATTAAAATCTTTGTATATACAAAGTGTGATTAATGATAATAATGAAGAAAAAAATGAGATTTTAAAAAGATTAATTATAAGTTCAAATTCTTTAGGCTTTGATGATAAAGCTTACGTGCAAGAGCTTGAAGAAAGTGGAGTAAGCGAAGAAGAAATTTCACGTTTAAAAAATGCATTAAGGGTTATACAGGATCAAAAAATAAAAAAAGAACAGGTAAAAAATAAAACTAGTACCACTACAATATCTATTAATAAAAAAGAAGATAAAAAAGAAGATAAAAAAGAAGATAAAAAAGAAGATAAAAAAACTTCGGTGCAAAAAGAGCTTTTTGTGCTCGATGTTAAAAAATTAGATAATGGTATCTTACTTGATTTGAGTGAAAGAATCAACCAAAAAGATATTAAAAACTTTACTCTTAAAGGTGATAATAATTTTCGTTATGTTGCAGATTTTGATGGAATTTTAAAAGGACCTAAGAAAAATTTCGAATTTAAAGATTTTGATATTATTGTGTCACAATTTAATCCAACAAGTATGCGTTTGGTTTTAAGTTCAAAAAAAGAGTTAAAGGTAAAAATAGAGCTTAAAGATCAAAGCCTTTTTATGGGACTTGAAAAAGTAGAAAAAAAAGAAGAGCTCAAGCCTATAGTTAAAAGACAAGATAAAGTTAAAAAAACAGAAGTTAAAAACAAACCTTTGTATGTTTTAAAATCAAGTAAAGATAAAAATGGTATTAATCTAAAATTAAATAACGATATTGAATTTGAAGACATTAAAATCAATTCTTTTAAAGATGGTAAAATATATCGTTCTATTGTGAGTTTTGAAGCTATTTTAGAAGGCGATAGAAAAAAAATTGATATTAATAGAAATCAATCCATTACGATAGTGCAGTTTAATAAAACAACAGTAAGAGTTGTTTTAAATTCTACTAGTGATTTTAAAACTAATCTTGATTTGGATGATGAGGATTTATTTATAGGTTTTGAAAAAAAGGCTAAAAAAACGCTAAATAAAACTTCTTCAAAAACGACAAAGGCTACCATTAAAAAATCAGGGAAAATCATAGTGATTGATCCAGGTCATGGGGGTAAAGATCCAGGTACTTTAGGAGATAAAGGTGTTAAAGAAAAAGATGTAGTTTTAAGTGTGGCTTTAAAACTTGGTAATGAGCTTAAAAAACGCGGATATAAAATTTATTATACTAGGAGTACAGATAAATTTATAAATTTAAGAGATAGGACTTCTATGGCTAATGAAAAAATGGCAGATTTATTTATTTCTATTCACGCAAATGCAGCTCCAAATAAACAAAGAGCTAAAACTTTACAAGGTATTGAAACTTTCTTTTTATCGCCTGCAAGAAGTGAAAGAAGTAAAAAGGCTGCCGAATTAGAAAACCAATCAGATTTTGAAGAGATGAATTATTTTTCCAAGCAAACCTTTTTGAATTTTTTAAATCGCGAAAAAATAGTTGCTTCAAATAAATTAGCTATTGATGTACAAAAAAAGATTTTAAGTAATGTAAGAAAAAAATATAAAGTTGTTGATGGTGGAGTCAGAGAAGCTCCTTTTTGGGTTTTAGTGGGTGCACAAATGCCTGCTATATTAATTGAAACAGGTTATATTAGTCATCCTAGCGAAAGAAATCGATTGTTAAATAAAAATTTTCAAGAATTATTGGCTATTGGTATTGCCAATGGTATAGAAAGTTATTTTTATAAAAATCAATGAAAAAGGCAAATATTATCATCAAAAACAATACACCTTTTTCTTTGGATTTTGATGATTATTACTTTAATTCTAGTGATGGCTTGAGTGAAAGTGAATTTATCTATACTAATGCTTTTGAATTTCAAGCAAAACAAACTATTGTTGCAGAACTTGGTTTTGGTATAGGTTTGAATTTTTTTCTTACTCTAAAACGTTTCGTAAAAGAAAAAAAAGAAAATCAAAGACTGTTTTATATTAGTTTTGAAAATTTTTACATAGAAAAAGATAAGTTAAGAGAAATTTATAAAAACCTTGGTTTTTATGAGGAATTTAAAGATTTTTTAGAACAGTTTTTAAAATTTTATCCTCCTTGTAAAGATGGAGTTTATAGGTTTTATTTTCAAGATTGTTTTTTGGACTTGGTGTTTGGTAATGCTAAAGAAAAGTTGCAAAATTTAGACTTTAAAGCCGATTATTGGTATTTAGATGGTTTTGCACCTGCTAAAAATCAAGAGATGTTTAATGAGGATATTATAAATAAAGTTGCTAGAAATTCAAAAATAAACGCTAAGGTTTTAACGTTTTCTTCTGCAAGTGTTTTAAAAAAAGCTTTAATTAACAATAATTTTCAAATTCAAAAGATAAAAGGTTTCAGAAAAAGGGAAATGATACAAGCTATTTTTAATGGCCTTAATTTTGAAGATAAATTTGCTTATTTCAATACCCCGTATTTAAAGAAGAGTGTTCAAAAAATAGCTATTATTGGAGCAGGTATAGCTGGTGCGAGTATAGCCTATGAACTTTCTTTAAGAAATGTCCAAGTTGATGTTTTTGAAAAAGAAAATTCATTAGGTAAGGGTGCTTCTGGAAATATCAATGGAATTTTAAGTTCTTTGATTTTAAAACCTGATGTTGTATTGGGCGAGTTTTCGCAATATACTTTTTTAGAAGCGAGTAGGTTTTATAGACAAATTTTAAATTTAAATCCACAAGGGGTTTATGAATTTGCTCATAATGAGCTTATGCAAGAGCGTTTTGATAGTCAAAAAAATAATATTTTATTTGAAATTACCAATAATCAAGCTTTTTTAAAGGATGGAGCATGTATAAAACCCCAAGATATTGTAAAAACACTTTTGCAAAAAAGTAAGGCTAGGGTGTTTTTTGAGTATGAATTTTTAAATTATTCCTATGAGAATGAAAAATTTTCTTTACAATTTAGTCATAAAAAAAAATTAAAAGATTATGATATATTAATTTATGCTCAAGGTGCTGATGTTAGGAAATTTTTAGAGTATAAGTATATGAAATTAAGTAGTGTTAGGGGTCAATGTACTCACCTAAAACCATTTTTAAAAAATACTCATGCCTTATCTTCAAAAGGCTATATTTGCCCTATCAATGATGAATTAAATTTACAACTCATTGGTGCAAGTTATGACAGGCTTAATCAAAATGCAAGGCTTTTAAAAAATGATGATTTGCAAAATATTGAAAATATAAAAGAATTTTTGCATGATGAAAATTTAGAAATTATGAGTGGGAAAGTAGGATTTAGATCGTATTCTAACGATAGATTTGCTATAATAGGTCAAGCGTATGATGAAGATTTTTATTTACAAAATTACAAAGCACTTTTATGGCATAAAAATAAAAGTCAAGCAACACCAAATGATTTTATTCCTCTGTATTTTTCTATTGCTCATGGATCTAGGGCTTTTGCTAGTGCTATTATTGGAGCAAGAATACTTAGTGCGCTAATCTTTGATGAGCCAAAAATAGAAAAAGATTTTTTACATGCTATTCATCCTGCAAGATTTTTAATCAGAATGTTAAAAAAAGGAAAAAAATAATTTATTATTTTAAATGCTTTTATACTTTATCTCCCAAGACATACAAACCATTATAATACTTTAGGTATTATGTTAATATTTTATTTTATAAATTTTCTTTAATTAAAAATTTATAATTTCAATGTTAGTATTGCATTGTTATTAATAATATATTTGTAGTAATTGCTGCAACATATATAAACAAACACAGGCTGATTAAATATATTAATTATTTTGAAAGGACTTTTTCAATGTATATAAACACACCTAAAAATCACCTCACGGGGGGGGGATACGATAATTTTCATTTTGGCTTAAGTGCTTTAGCTTCTTTAAAAAACTTTAAAAACTTCAATCTTTTAAAACTTTCTTTATTTACTATTTTTTCATTAAGTTCTTTAGAAGCAGCTATTCAGGCAGATTATGATAAAAGTTCTAATGCTTATATTATCACAAAGCATAAATTTAATAATAATGATGTATATGATTATACAAACAATACTTATAAGTTTTTAAATGGTAAAAACTTCTATGGTCAAATGGCTAGTAATAAAAATCTATCTCATATTACTTTAATTTATGATAATCCTAAAGATAATACTAGTGCATTGCATTTTAGACAAGACATACTCACTCCAAGCATTAAAGAAGATATTTTTGTAATTAATGGCTTTCATGGAGCTTATTCTTCTAACACCACCATGAATCAAATCAGCTATATACCTTTTTTAGTTTCTGCTTATGCTTTTAATGCTAAAGCAAATAATAATACCTTAGTATTAAAAGCAGGAGAATTATCTTCAGTATATTATTTAAAACCAACCAATAAAGAAGTAATCAATCCTAAGGCTAGTGGTTTGGATAATAAATATAATTTTTTAATTACTCCTGCTATAGCTAGAAAAGGTGAAGCGAGCAATAATACTTTAAATTTCTTAAAAGATGCCTATGTGAATATGGGTGTTGAGAACACTTATACCTTAGCCTTAAATGGAGCACCTTATATAGTAGGTGCTTTTGGTATAGATGCTAATACTAATAATAATACTGTAATATTAAATGATGGAGTAAAGATAGACTTTCATACTACTCCTTATCAGCAAAGTGCTTTAAATGATGGTGATATTTTTGATGAAAGAATGACTCATGTGGTTGGAGCTATAGCTTATAATGCTAATGCAAATAATAATAAATTACTTATTAATGGTGCTTCATTAATTGTGCATGGTCCAAGTGGATCATATTCTACTTCAGCTGCTACACATATGGCAGGTGGCTTTGTGGATGTTAATAATAATCAAAGCTATGAGGTAAGAGGAAATAGTGTTATTATAAATGATTTACAATTAGACTTAAGAGTAGATGCTAAAAATACTCCTTTAGCTTATAATGCTGTATTAGTAGGTGAGATATTTGGTGGTAGGATTATGAAAGGTAATGCTTATAAAAACACCATAGATATCAAAGACTTACAAACCTTATTAGAACTTAATAATAATATAGAAGTAAAAGCACTCTTAGACTTTTATGCAGGTGTAACTAATAATGGTATAGCTAATGATAATAGTGTTAGAATTCATCTTAAAAAGCCATTTGAGATTAATTCTAATTTTACAGGAAAAAATGAGTTTAATATTTATGGAGGGGTAGCGACTAAAGGAGCTAGTGGAAATAGCATTCATATTGATGGAGATTTAACCCAAGGACTTACTGTTGAAGATAACCAAGATAAAATTCAAATCATAGCAGCACAAACTCTAAGTTCTAAGGCAAATAATAATAGCATTGTTATTAACAACTCAAATATTGCTATGCCTTTATTTTTATATGCAGTTTCTAAAGCTAATTTAGATAATAAAGATTATTATGCAAGTAGTGCTTATGCTAATAGCATAGTTTTAGATAATGTAAAATCAGGTAGAAATCTAACTGCTATTATAGAAGCTGATAATTTAGAAAAAAATACTATTAATTATAATCTTGTGCAATCCTTAACCAATGCTTCTAATATAGATAAAGGTTCTAAAGTTATACTAAGAGCTAATCAAAAGGCTAATGATAATACTTTAAATATTAAAGATTATTCTAGTAAGGCTAGGGATAATGTATATATTATTAAGGCTAAAGATGAAAGCACTAATAATAATATAATATTTGATAATATAACCCTAGGCACAGCTTCTAATAAAAGAGAAGGTGAAATAGTAATTAGTGCAGGTATAGCTAAGAATACGCATGATAATTATACACATATACATAATCTAAATATAGATGAGTATAAAGACAATTTTAGTATTGTCATAGCAGCTTCTGGTGTATATGGTAAGAATGATAAAAGCTATAATAATACTTTATATCTAAGTGGTGATATTAATATTTTTAACCATACTGATGCAAAAGTATTAGTAACAGGTAGCTTTTTACGAATTCAAGAAGATAATAACTTTAAATCACAAGCTCTAACGCATCAAAGTGGTACTAACAATCACTTAGTGCTAAATACAAACATAACAACAAATACTATCAATAACTTTGATCATTATAGCTTTATATTAAAAGATAATATTCAAGCTTATTTAAGTGCTAAAGAAGCTATTTATCTTTCTAAAGATAGTTCTATTAATGTGTATACAAATAATGAGATAAAAAACAAAAGCTTTGTTCTAATGCAAAGTGAAAAAGGCTTTGTTAATGCTAATAATAAAAGATTAAATCAACAAGATTTACAACAACTTTTAAACACTATAAGCAAAAACAATTACAAACTACATCAAAACATCAAAGCAAAAACTCAAAAGGCTAATTGCACCCTAAGTGTTAGCAAAGATGCTAAAAGTATTTATGTTAATTTAAATTAAAAGCTAGAAAGGATTTAACATGAAAAAGTTAACACATCATATCATGCTCTCAGGTATAACAGTATCTTTACTTTTCTCTCCACTAATGGCAACAACTAAGATTAAACCAAATCAATTACCTAGTGGAGGTAAATTTACACATGGAACAAGTGGAAGTATAAACACTAACAATAATATTATGAATATAACGGGTGATAAAACAAACTCTGTTATCCAATGGGGTGGTGGTTTTAGTATAGGAGAAAAAGCTCAAGTTAATTTTAAAGGTGAGAATAAAAACTATTTAAACATTGCTCATGGAACAAGTAAATCTACCATAGAAGGTATATTAAATGCAGGTGGTAATAATGTCTTTTTAATCAATCCTAATGGAGTAATCATTACTAAAACAGGAACTATTAATGCTAATCGCTTTGTGACTTCAACTTCTTCTATGAGTGATGCTGATATGAAAACATTTGCTAATTTAAAAGATTTAAGTGCAGGAACAAGCTTTTCTCCTGTGTTTAACTCACAAAAAGCAGGTAATGTAGTAAATATGGGTAATATTAATGCAAATGATGTATTGCTTATAGGGAATAAGGTGGATATACAGAGTGGTAAAATAGGTAAAGAAAATTCTAAAACACATTTAGTAGGTAATGATGTGTATATAGATGCAGATAATGTAAAATTAAATTCAACCATAGATGTTACTGCTATGAATGGTGGCCATATACAAAGACAAATGAATAAATTTGCTAATGATGATTATAAATTTGGTGAAAATGCAACAATAAACAATGTAAATTACACAGAAACTAATGGACAAATACGCAATGGAAATTCTTCTAACTTCAAAAAGATTTTAACCATAGGTAATATGGGAGATGAAAAAGCTAATGCTACAGAGTGGTTTTATTTTGCTAAGGGTTGGAATGAAAATCAAGGAGAAACTAGAAGTATAGATGAATTTAGATTAGTAGGTAATATAGATTTTAGTGGTAATCAAGGACAAAACAAAGAAGGTAGTCAAAACTATACAAATTATTGTATAGATGGTCTTGGTTGTACTTCTATGATAGTTGGGACAGATTATTACAATAATGCTTTTAACAAAACTTTTGATGGACAAGGATATACTTTAAAAAATATTAATATAGATACAACAACATTAGACAATAAACCACAATATGTTGGTATATTTGGAAGTGCTAATAAAGCTACATTTAAAAATATCAATGTAGATTATATGGGTGGTGGTATAAAGGCAAAAAATAACAATGGTAATCTTCATGTAGGTGGATTTGTTGGGGAATCTTATAATAGCACATTTACCAATATTTCTTTAAATAATATAGGTGATATTAGTAGTAGTAATGATGATTATTCCTATGTAGGTGGTTTTGCTGGGCGGATTGGTAATAATGCCACATTTTCCAATATTTCTTTAAATAATATAGGTGATATTAGTAGCAGTAATAATAATAATTCCTCTGCAGGCGGTTTTGCTGGGCATGTTGTTGTTCGTAATGCCACACTTACCAATATTTCTTTAAATAATATAGGTAATATTAGTAGTAGTAGTAATAATAATTCCTCTGCAGGTGGTTTTGCTGGGCATGTTGTTGTTGATAAAGCCACACTTACCAATATTTCTTTAAATAATATAGGTAATATTAGTAGTAGTAGTAATAATTCCTATGCAGGTGGTTTTGCTGGGTATATTATTGTTGATAATACCACATTTTCCAATATCTCTTTAAATGATATAGGTAATATTAGTAGTAGTAATGATGAGTCCTATGATTCCTATGCAGGTGGTTTTGTCGGGCGTATTTCTGGATATTATAGTTATACTGGAAACGTTAAATTTGAAAACATCTACATGTATTTTAAAGATGATGCAAAAATTACAGCTAGTGGTGGTGATCGTAATCGTGAAAATAAAGCAGGTAAATTTTATGGCCATGAGGATAATAAAAATTCTGTAACTTCCACCTTCAACAACATCCACATTTATTATAAAGATGGAACATTAAGTAATGCAACTGCTAGTAGTAAGTATGAAAACGAAGTTAAGAATGATAAAGAAGCTCAGAATGATAAAATCAACCTCCATACTTATACAGATGAAGCAGATGGTTATAAACAATTCCTAGATAAAGCAAAACATGTTACTGGTGCATCTATCACCCCGCCAACCATAACCCCACCAAGCAAACCAGAACAACCAGATGTTTCTGAAGGTGTTAGTAGTGATGTTAAACTAGATAAAGATGATCTAAATATTCCTGTATTAAATGATATATTAAATGATATATTAAATGGAAAATATTCTGTAAGTATAGATGATCTAGGAAATATCAAATTTACTCCAACTGATAAAATCACTCTTGATTCTGTTAAACAAAGTTTAGATTTCTTAAATGAATTTTTCAAACAAGAAGGAATGGAAGAACTTTTAAATAAATTTGAAAGTGATTTAAAAAACAAGTATGATAAAGCTTTAGCATTAAAAGATTATTTACAAACAACTATTAAAAGTGAAACTCAAGGAATTGTTAATGAATTTAATGCAATAAAACAAGCATATGAAGAAGAATTGAAAAAATACAATTACTATGTAAATTTACTCAATGAAGGAAAATCAATTGATAATTTTGATTTTACAGAAAGTGCTAAAAAAATAAAAGAATATAAAAATCAACTTGATGGATATATAAGTGATATTAATGATAAAATTGCAACAAAATACAATCAAGAAATAAAAGAACAATTTAAATATACTGATTTTACCATCAAAAATGATTTGTTTTATTCTAATATGCAAATACCTAATCAACCATCAATCCCTGATACAGGTAGTTCTAGTCTAAGCTTTGAACAAACTTCATCTTTCAATCTAAAAGGAGATGAAGCTATTAAAGAAGAAGAACAAGTTGAAGTAGTAGAAGAAACTTCATTGACGCAAAAAGGTAAAATTTGTATAGTAAGTGATAATTATAAAACTATGAATTCTTGTTTAGTTAGTGGAATGTAAATATTTTGCTAGGATAGCTATATCCTGGCAATAATAATGAGCATATTAATAAATGCTCATATTAAATACTATTTTGATTGATCAATAAATATAAAAACAAAAATTCTTGATTTTAAGAATAAAAAGGAAAAACCATCATGAAAAAACTCTCTCTTTGTATTGTAGCTATTAGCTCTTTAGTTTATGCTAATAATGGAAGTATTACCATAGTAAAAAATGATATAGAAAAGGCTATAGAGCTATCCCCTGATAGAAACCTCCCTCAAAACAAAGCTTTGAAAGAAAATCTAAAAACCAAAGATGATTATATAAAAAGCCAAGAAGCTAAAAAAGACTTTGAAGAAAAAAAGAAAGCTTTAAAAGAAAAACTACAACAAGAAGAGGAAGCTAATGAGGAAACTACTAATACAAACAATGATAAAACTAATACTAGTATAAATGATAATAATTCTAACTCAACTAATGATACTACTAATACAAACAACCAAACCAATACTAATTCTAACAATAACACCCCTACCATCAAAAAAATAAAAACCAAATACAAATTTGTCATCTCTAATAAAAATACTAGCTTTGAAAAACTAGGTATTAAAGAAGAAGATTTACAATTACTCATTAGTGAGTTTAGTACAAGAAAATTAAACTTACAAGATTTACAAGATATATCTAATATTATTGCTTATTATTTTCAAGTTAATGGCTATCCTGCAGCAACAGCTTATGTGCCCCAACAAGAATTTGAAGATAGTGTACAAATTAATATAGCCTTAGGAACACTAGGTAAATATGTAGTAAAGAATAAAACTAGCATAAAAGATCATTTCATAGAAAATAAACTTAATGAAAGAATCAAAGGTAAAATCATTTCTACTGCATTAATAGAAGATAGTGTATATAAAGTCAATGAAATGTATGGGATAACAACCCTAGCAGGATTACAAGCAGGAGAGAATATAGGAGAGACTGATGTAGTCATAGAAGTAATGCCTGATACCAAGGCTAATGTATTATTATATGCTGATAATTATGGTATTGAAAGTGCAGGGGATATTAGAGCAGGTATTAGTATGGGTTTTAATTCTATACTTAATATGGGGGATTATTATAATTTTTACTTACAATCAAGCAATGAAAAACAAATCAATTATGGAGCAAGTTATACTTTCTTTTTAGGAAATTTAAAAATTACTCCAAGTATTTCTCAAGGAACTTATTCTTTAGGTGGAATTTATGAGGGTTTAGGTTTTAGTGGTAAATCAAGAAATATTGGTATAGACTTTTCTTATCCTGTGTGGATTAATACTTATTCTTCTTTATACTTTACTTCTAGTATATATCATAAGATATTAAGTGATACTAGTTTAGATGTTATAAGCTTTGATAAGCATTCTAATGTAGGGAGTATGGGTTTAGAAGGTTTATTTAGAGGCTTTGAAAACAATACTCTTGCTTATGCTGGCAAAATAAGCATAGGTAAGG
Encoded here:
- a CDS encoding nitronate monooxygenase, with the translated sequence MSFKTLKIGKHEIKYPIFQGGMGLGISWDRLASAVSLNGGLGIISSVGTGYYENRTHIDKELNAKPYGSDNFYSKAGLKALIDNARKVCKDAPLGCNILYASNNYAQIARNACEVGFNVIVSGAGLPTNLPEFTQDYPDVALVPIVSSAKALKIICKRWQSRYNRLPDAVIVEGPKSGGHQGFTYEQCLMDEYQLENVVPQVAQEIKSWGDMPLIAAGGIWDKQDIEKMISLGASGVQMGTRFIGTFECDASDNFKQILLDCKKEDIELLKSPVGYPARGVRTNLLNLVDRRMGPKISCVSNCVAPCGRGKEATKVGYCIADRLYDAWSGKKDTGLFFTGANGYRLEKLISVEELMKKLVNGEDA
- a CDS encoding N-acetylmuramoyl-L-alanine amidase family protein, which encodes MLRIFFVVLFFYLNVFANVEIKKFDQFFLTSNSEEKLQLHQQLKSLYIQSVINDNNEEKNEILKRLIISSNSLGFDDKAYVQELEESGVSEEEISRLKNALRVIQDQKIKKEQVKNKTSTTTISINKKEDKKEDKKEDKKEDKKTSVQKELFVLDVKKLDNGILLDLSERINQKDIKNFTLKGDNNFRYVADFDGILKGPKKNFEFKDFDIIVSQFNPTSMRLVLSSKKELKVKIELKDQSLFMGLEKVEKKEELKPIVKRQDKVKKTEVKNKPLYVLKSSKDKNGINLKLNNDIEFEDIKINSFKDGKIYRSIVSFEAILEGDRKKIDINRNQSITIVQFNKTTVRVVLNSTSDFKTNLDLDDEDLFIGFEKKAKKTLNKTSSKTTKATIKKSGKIIVIDPGHGGKDPGTLGDKGVKEKDVVLSVALKLGNELKKRGYKIYYTRSTDKFINLRDRTSMANEKMADLFISIHANAAPNKQRAKTLQGIETFFLSPARSERSKKAAELENQSDFEEMNYFSKQTFLNFLNREKIVASNKLAIDVQKKILSNVRKKYKVVDGGVREAPFWVLVGAQMPAILIETGYISHPSERNRLLNKNFQELLAIGIANGIESYFYKNQ
- the mnmC gene encoding bifunctional tRNA (5-methylaminomethyl-2-thiouridine)(34)-methyltransferase MnmD/FAD-dependent 5-carboxymethylaminomethyl-2-thiouridine(34) oxidoreductase MnmC; translation: MKKANIIIKNNTPFSLDFDDYYFNSSDGLSESEFIYTNAFEFQAKQTIVAELGFGIGLNFFLTLKRFVKEKKENQRLFYISFENFYIEKDKLREIYKNLGFYEEFKDFLEQFLKFYPPCKDGVYRFYFQDCFLDLVFGNAKEKLQNLDFKADYWYLDGFAPAKNQEMFNEDIINKVARNSKINAKVLTFSSASVLKKALINNNFQIQKIKGFRKREMIQAIFNGLNFEDKFAYFNTPYLKKSVQKIAIIGAGIAGASIAYELSLRNVQVDVFEKENSLGKGASGNINGILSSLILKPDVVLGEFSQYTFLEASRFYRQILNLNPQGVYEFAHNELMQERFDSQKNNILFEITNNQAFLKDGACIKPQDIVKTLLQKSKARVFFEYEFLNYSYENEKFSLQFSHKKKLKDYDILIYAQGADVRKFLEYKYMKLSSVRGQCTHLKPFLKNTHALSSKGYICPINDELNLQLIGASYDRLNQNARLLKNDDLQNIENIKEFLHDENLEIMSGKVGFRSYSNDRFAIIGQAYDEDFYLQNYKALLWHKNKSQATPNDFIPLYFSIAHGSRAFASAIIGARILSALIFDEPKIEKDFLHAIHPARFLIRMLKKGKK
- a CDS encoding filamentous hemagglutinin N-terminal domain-containing protein, with translation MKKLTHHIMLSGITVSLLFSPLMATTKIKPNQLPSGGKFTHGTSGSINTNNNIMNITGDKTNSVIQWGGGFSIGEKAQVNFKGENKNYLNIAHGTSKSTIEGILNAGGNNVFLINPNGVIITKTGTINANRFVTSTSSMSDADMKTFANLKDLSAGTSFSPVFNSQKAGNVVNMGNINANDVLLIGNKVDIQSGKIGKENSKTHLVGNDVYIDADNVKLNSTIDVTAMNGGHIQRQMNKFANDDYKFGENATINNVNYTETNGQIRNGNSSNFKKILTIGNMGDEKANATEWFYFAKGWNENQGETRSIDEFRLVGNIDFSGNQGQNKEGSQNYTNYCIDGLGCTSMIVGTDYYNNAFNKTFDGQGYTLKNINIDTTTLDNKPQYVGIFGSANKATFKNINVDYMGGGIKAKNNNGNLHVGGFVGESYNSTFTNISLNNIGDISSSNDDYSYVGGFAGRIGNNATFSNISLNNIGDISSSNNNNSSAGGFAGHVVVRNATLTNISLNNIGNISSSSNNNSSAGGFAGHVVVDKATLTNISLNNIGNISSSSNNSYAGGFAGYIIVDNTTFSNISLNDIGNISSSNDESYDSYAGGFVGRISGYYSYTGNVKFENIYMYFKDDAKITASGGDRNRENKAGKFYGHEDNKNSVTSTFNNIHIYYKDGTLSNATASSKYENEVKNDKEAQNDKINLHTYTDEADGYKQFLDKAKHVTGASITPPTITPPSKPEQPDVSEGVSSDVKLDKDDLNIPVLNDILNDILNGKYSVSIDDLGNIKFTPTDKITLDSVKQSLDFLNEFFKQEGMEELLNKFESDLKNKYDKALALKDYLQTTIKSETQGIVNEFNAIKQAYEEELKKYNYYVNLLNEGKSIDNFDFTESAKKIKEYKNQLDGYISDINDKIATKYNQEIKEQFKYTDFTIKNDLFYSNMQIPNQPSIPDTGSSSLSFEQTSSFNLKGDEAIKEEEQVEVVEETSLTQKGKICIVSDNYKTMNSCLVSGM
- a CDS encoding ShlB/FhaC/HecB family hemolysin secretion/activation protein, with translation MKKLSLCIVAISSLVYANNGSITIVKNDIEKAIELSPDRNLPQNKALKENLKTKDDYIKSQEAKKDFEEKKKALKEKLQQEEEANEETTNTNNDKTNTSINDNNSNSTNDTTNTNNQTNTNSNNNTPTIKKIKTKYKFVISNKNTSFEKLGIKEEDLQLLISEFSTRKLNLQDLQDISNIIAYYFQVNGYPAATAYVPQQEFEDSVQINIALGTLGKYVVKNKTSIKDHFIENKLNERIKGKIISTALIEDSVYKVNEMYGITTLAGLQAGENIGETDVVIEVMPDTKANVLLYADNYGIESAGDIRAGISMGFNSILNMGDYYNFYLQSSNEKQINYGASYTFFLGNLKITPSISQGTYSLGGIYEGLGFSGKSRNIGIDFSYPVWINTYSSLYFTSSIYHKILSDTSLDVISFDKHSNVGSMGLEGLFRGFENNTLAYAGKISIGKVNNDSVDIISNKGFGWFRKLNASVNNYYSINEYITHTLNLNYQKVLGNFELDSSESSSLGGAYGVRAYDNGEGDGDNTIVANFGIRINLPNTNFYFTPFYDIGYAWYEKKSSDRRSNEHFLDAIGLQILYNKANEYYIKLDAARALHQYKYDDEHRMKLYLSGGVYF